Proteins from a genomic interval of Benincasa hispida cultivar B227 chromosome 7, ASM972705v1, whole genome shotgun sequence:
- the LOC120081341 gene encoding transcription repressor OFP5, with protein sequence MKWGRRKPHNPSSSSSTSSSSSSRPSFMSNILPASWLSKLKQKKSNQEARPRKVKGTEKGNSPRIQSPDYANVIPSLGQANRNHNRLCSGDDGEFWKLSFGEDDIDVKKSGGILRSVWYNSEDEHDLPRTSCRSCRKKCSEFEGKEEIQNLEDMVSRMTRRRRRRREAPTQVKLLRRESEIESTTPRSKYRENGNFKNLGKKVMEKKGFKPERETDKAKEKARRSVGKKILGVEEESGVRKNGREKTKLTSSRKHRYVPSTTSKSSNLGTIEENCVFSSMKAEESDEHNSVGIEIDSDWEKMKELKIEELKLRYEKQRQPLYVRKDSNEKNPKGRRKIRVYSPRTANKIEICKIKALEDMKKAKLKMKKKVIESMVDDETDLESFAVVKSSFDPQQDFRDSMVEMIMERRISKAEELEELLACYLTLNSDQYHDLIIKVFRQVWFDLNQAALESELHKQFPCSEQLV encoded by the coding sequence ATGAAATGGGGTAGGAGGAAACCGCacaatccttcttcttcttcttccacttcttcttcttcttcctctaggCCTTCTTTCATGTCTAATATCTTGCCTGCTTCTTGGCTCTCAAAGCTCAAGCAAAAAAAAAGTAACCAAGAAGCCAGACCCAGAAAAGTAAAGGGAACTGAGAAGGGGAATTCTCCTCGCATTCAATCGCCGGATTATGCAAATGTGATTCCCTCCCTTGGTCAAGCAAATCGGAATCACAATCGATTATGTAGCGGAGATGATGGTGAATTTTGGAAGCTATCTTTTGGAGAAGATGATATTGATGTGAAGAAGAGTGGTGGAATTTTGAGGTCAGTGTGGTACAACTCAGAGGATGAGCATGATCTTCCACGTACAAGTTGTAGAAGCTGCAGAAAAAAATGTTCAGAATTCGAGGGAAAGGAAGAGATTCAGAATTTGGAAGACATGGTTTCGAGGATGAcgaggagaaggagaaggaggagAGAAGCTCCAACCCAAGTGAAGCTTTTGAGGAGAGAGAGTGAAATTGAATCAACAACTCCAAGGAGCAAATACAGAGAAAATGGGAACTTCAAGAATTTGGGTAAAAAAGTTATGGAGAAGAAGGGATTTAAACCAGAGAGGGAGACAGATAAAGCAAAGGAGAAAGCAAGAAGATCAGTAGGGAAGAAAATCTTGGGGGTTGAAGAAGAGTCTGGAGTTAGGAAGAATGGGAGAGAGAAAACCAaattgacaagttcaaggaagCATAGGTATGTCCCTTCCACCACGTCTAAAAGTTCCAATTTAGGAACTATAGAAGAAAACTGTGTATTTTCTTCTATGAAGGCAGAGGAAAGTGATGAACATAATAGCGTGGGGATTGAAATTGATTCAGACTGGGAAAAGATGAAGgaattgaagattgaagaattgaAGTTAAGATATGAAAAGCAAAGACAGCCACTCTACGTAAGGAAGGATTCAAATGAGAAGAATCCAAAAGGCAGAAGAAAAATCAGAGTTTACTCTCCTAGAACAGCCAATAAAATTGAGATCTGCAAGATCAAAGCATTGGAGGATATGAAGAAAGCTAAgttaaagatgaagaagaaggtaATAGAGAGCATGGTGGACGACGAGACAGACTTGGAGAGCTTTGCAGTTGTGAAATCTTCATTTGACCCACAGCAGGACTTCAGAGACTCAATGGTTGAGATGATCATGGAGAGAAGAATCAGTAAAGCAGAAGAGCTTGAAGAACTGTTGGCTTGTTATCTCACGTTGAATTCCGATCAATACCATGATCTCATCATCAAAGTATTTAGGCAAGTATGGTTTGACCTGAATCAGGCTGCTTTAGAATCTGAATTACACAAGCAATTCCCTTGTAGTGAACAACTTGTTTAG